One Setaria viridis chromosome 3, Setaria_viridis_v4.0, whole genome shotgun sequence DNA window includes the following coding sequences:
- the LOC117848238 gene encoding ribosome biogenesis protein NOP53 codes for MGKASKGSRKGKKAWRANISTDDIGDFFEKQTRDAHAGAAAIPSLPSDSLFYVDKPAASTSAAGASDTTTKDIPAKRKIEKKREKVLYHESLLKRNPFIQPIPSSVVSKKDKKKTKKKELHETQGDISVPMEDDSAGKNLDIWAGDDKGDTKARKRSTKSLIPAVEVEPQGCSFNPPFEAHQDALAQAVADERHKTLMKELGPTPVPLIISGEPITEEDKFFLDADDGDEDVTDDDGEQDADTSVGQRKNKTKRVTRVEMNRRARRKERLREEAEAKKMESISKEIDSLPNIIDEIAKEDEEKQKRRIRRTVIKEERLKSGPPRLGRHKFEPAPVQVLLTEEISGSLRKLKGCSNLTRDRYKSIEKRGLLAPSRRISKRR; via the exons atggggaagGCGTCGAAGGGCTCGcggaaggggaagaaggcgtGGCGCGCCAACATCAGCACCGATGACATCGGCGACTTCTTCGAGAAGCAGACGCGCGACgcccacgccggcgccgccgccatcccctcgCTCCCCTCTGATTCCCTTTTCTACGTCGACAAGCCCGCCGCCTCCACttcggccgccggcgcctccgacACAACCACCAAAG ATATTCCTGCCAAAAGGAAGAtcgagaaaaagagagagaaggttCTTTATCACGAGAGTTTGTTGAAGCGGAACCCGTTTATACAGCCAATCCCATCTTCTGTGGTCAGCAAGAAGGAtaagaagaagacaaagaagaagGAATTGCACGAGACACAGGGAGACATTAGTGTCCCCATG GAAGATGATTCTGCTGGAAAGAACCTTGACATATGGGCGGGGGATGATAAAGGAGATACTAAGGCTAGAAAG AGATCTACTAAGTCATTGATTCCTGCTGTTGAAGTTGAGCCCCAAGGATGCTCATTTAATCCTCCATTTGAAGCACATCAA GATGCTCTTGCTCAAGCAGTTGCGGATGAAAGGCACAAAACACTCATGAAAGAGTTGGGGCCCACACCTGTACCACTCATAATTTCTGGTGAACCTATAACTGAAGAAGAT AAATTCTTCCTTGATGCTGATGATGGAGATGAAGATGTCACGGACGATGATGGAGAACAGGATGCTGATACTTCAGTTGGACAAAG GAAGAACAAAACAAAAAGAGTTACAAGAGTAGAAATGAACAGAAGAGCTCGTCGTAAGGAGAGGTTAAGAGAAGAGGCAGAAGCAAAGAAAATGGAAAGTATTTCAAAAGAAATTGATAG CTTGCCAAATATAATTGATGAGATAGCTAAAGAGGATGAGGAAAAGCAAAAGAGGCGCATACGGCGAACTGTGATTAAAGAGGAGAGGCTTAAATCAGGCCCACCTCGTCTGGGCAGACACAA ATTTGAACCAGCTCCTGTTCAAGTTTTATTGACTGAAGAGATTAGTGGCTCTCTTAGAAAGCTAAAG GGGTGTTCTAATCTTACGAGGGATCGCTACAAGAGCATTGAGAAACGAGGATTACTTGCACCAAGCAGGAGAATAAG CAAGCGTCGGTAG
- the LOC117848440 gene encoding probable ATP-dependent DNA helicase CHR719 isoform X2 encodes MAASVDSAAAVAVAPPAVVSAVDEAGGAVEQARTLIGALNLLSRNLPLPPDVLRAVSSIYHDGGSGHPEEEEEEEEEGEAEKEGDEEIAVADAAGEGCTEGAADGAAEGATLIEELEDAIFKNQRMPVSYSDLAALKEGRFNASIQHRLAELEGLPSTRGEDLQMKCLLELYGLKLLDLQKKVRSDISAEYWLHKKCAYPERQLFDWGMMRIRYPFAMYGIGDSFLMDADDVHRKKRFTERMSRLEEEEKIQADIRKRKFFTEILNASREHQVQLATTFKQRKQRNDGVQAWHLRARQRISRQEKNRLNLLKIGDQEAYMRMVEESKNERLKMLLDKTNELLEGIGKAVQRQKDAEHVSQPEGAEVPKGSESEDYSQISDVKNESPGESPSDDLPGSADERKFNAGRRLDFTVHSIEEKVTEQPSALEGGELRSYQLEGLQWMLSLFNNNLNGILADEMGLGKTIQTIALIAYLLEKKEVPGPHLIIAPKAVLPNWSNEFKTWAPSIATILYDGRPDERRALRDKNFDMHGLQFNVLLTHYDLILKDKKFLKKVHWHYLIVDEGHRLKNHECALARTLVSGYQIRRRLLLTGTPIQNSLQELWSLLNFILPNIFNSSQNFEEWFNAPFACDVSLNDEEQLLIIHRLHQVLRPFLLRRKKDEVEKYLPVKTQVILKCDMSAWQKAYYEQVTSRERVALGSGLRSKALQNLSMQLRKCCNHPYLFVEHYNMYQREEIVRASGKFELLDRLLPKLQRAGHRVLLFSQMTKLLDVLEVYLQMYSFKYMRLDGSTKTEERGRLLADFNKKDSEYFMFLLSTRAGGLGLNLQTADTVIIFDSDWNPQMDQQAEDRAHRIGQKNEVRVFVLVSVGSIEEEILDRAKQKMGIDAKVIQAGLFNTTSTAQDRRALLQEILRRGTSSLGTDIPSEREINRLAARNDEEFWLFEKMDEERRQRENYKSRLMDGNEVPDWVFANNETVTKRTVADEFENISVGSKRRRKEVVYSDSFSDQWMKSDEGFEDIRKITPRAKRTSYLSDIQEVDFSERRKRPRSLENSADGASNPSWTPDKGRAGVSSYSKDETEDDGEDEVITSGLQKGNSFTWKTLGRKRSSHFSSSSDSKGRPSF; translated from the exons ATGGCGGCGTCCGTGGactctgcggcggcggtggcggtggcaccCCCCGCGGTGGTCTCCGCCGTGGATGAGGCCGGTGGCGCGGTGGAGCAGGCCAGGACGCTCATCGGCGCGCTCAACCTGCTCTCCCGCAACCTCCCGCTTCCCCCCGACGTCCTGCGCGCCGTCTCGTCCATCTACCACGACGGCGGTTCCGGTcacccggaggaggaggaggaggaggaggaggagggggaggcggagaAGGAAGGGGATGAGGAGATAGCGGTCGCGGATGCCGCGGGGGAGGGTTGCACGGAGGGCGCCGCTGACGGTGCTGCTGAG GGGGCTACCTTGATTGAAGAGCTTGAAGATGCGATATTTAAGAATCAAAGAATGCCCGTATCCTACTCAGATTTGGCTGCTCTGAAAGAAGGACGATTCAATGCATCCATCCAGCATCGGCTAGCTGAACTCGAAG GGTTACCTTCTACTAGGGGTGAAGACTTGCAAATGAAGTGTTTGCTTGAATTGTATGGGCTAAAG TTGTTAGACTTACAGAAGAAAGTGCGGTCCGATATCAGCGCAGAATATTGGCTACACAAGAAATGTGCGTATCCTGAGAGGCAACTGTTTGACTGGGGGATGATGCGGATACGATATCCTTTTGCCATGTATGGGATAGGAGATAGCTTTTTAATGGATGCTGATGATGTTCACCGCAaaaagagattcacagag AGGATGTCAAGacttgaagaggaagaaaaaattcAGGCAGATATAAGGAAGAGGAAGTTTTTTACAGAAATTCTCAACGCTTCTAGGGAACACCAGGTGCAATTGGCAACTACATTCAAACAAAGAAAGCAGCGGAATGATGGAGTTCAG GCATGGCATCTTCGGGCACGTCAGCGTATCTCACGGCAAGAGAAAAATAGATTGAATCTTCTGAAAATCGGTGATCAAGAAGCGTATATGAGGATGGTTGAGGAGAGCAAGAATGAACGTCTGAAAATGCTCCTTGACAAAACAAATGAGCTTCTTGAAGGAATTGGGAAAGCTGTACAGCGACAAAAAGATGCTGAGCATGTTAGTCAGCCAGAAGGAGCTGAAGTGCCAAAAGGGTCAGAATCTGAGGATTATTCGCAAATCTCAGATGTCAAAAATGAATCACCTGGGGAGTCTCCTTCAGATGACCTTCCTGGTTCGGCAGATGAACGTAAATTCAATGCAGGACGTAGGCTTGATTTTACTGTCCATTCCATTGAAGAGAAG GTAACAGAACAACCATCAGCTCTCGAAGGTGGGGAATTAAGGTCATATCAACTGGAGGGTCTCCAATGGATGCTTTCTTTATTTAACAACAATTTGAATGGCATTCTGGCTGATGAGATGGGTCTGGGAAAAACAATTCAGACCATAGCATTGATCGCTTATCTGTTGGAGAAGAAAGAGGTCCCAGGGCCACACTTAATAATTGCTCCAAAAGCAGTATTGCCAAATTGGTCAAATGAATTCAAAACTTGGGCTCCCAG CATTGCTACAATTCTGTACGATGGTCGTCCAGATGAGCGGAGGGCTCTAAGGGATAAGAATTTTGATATGCATGGACTACAATTTAATGTTTTGCTCACGCATTATGATTTGATACTGAAAGACAAGAAGTTCCTAAAGAAGGTTCACTGGCATtatttgattgttgatgaaggaCATCGCCTGAAAAACCATGAATGTGCTCTTGCTCGCACACTAGTTTCGGG ATATCAGATCCGCCGCAGACTACTTTTAACTGGCACTCCGATCCAAAACAGCCTACAAGAGCTGTGGTCTTTGCTAAACTTTATTCTGCCCAATATTTTTAATTCATCCCAGAATTTCGAGGAATGGTTTAATGCACCATTTGCATGCGATGTCAGTCTTAATGATGAGGAACAGCTACTAATCATACATCGTTTGCATCAA GTTTTGCGTCCATTTTTgttgaggaggaagaaagatgaAGTGGAAAAATATCTTCCTGTGAAAACACAAGTAATTCTCAAGTGTGACATGTCTGCTTGGCAAAAAGCATACTATGAACAAGTCACAAGCAGGGAAAGGGTTGCACTAGGATCTG GTCTCAGATCAAAGGCTCTGCAAAATCTGTCAATGCAGCTTAGGAAGTGTTGCAACCATCCCTACCTATTTGTAGAGCATTATAACATGTATCAGCGGGAAGAAATTGTTAGAGCATCAGGAAAGTTTGAATTGCTTGATCGTCTACTTCCAAAACTGCAGAGAGCTGGCCATAGGGTTCTACTTTTCTCTCAGATGACAAAACTGCTTGACGTTTTGGAAGTATATTTGCAAATGTACAGTTTCAAGTACATGAGGCTTGATGGATCCACAAAGACTGAAGAACGAGGAAGGTTACTGGCAGATTTTAATAAGAAGGATTCAGAATATTTCATGTTTCTCCTCAGCACACGTGCCGGAGGCCTTGGATTGAACTTGCAGACTGCAGACACTGTCATTATCTTTGATAGTGACTGGAACCCTCAAATGGACCAGCAAGCTGAAGATCGTGCCCATCGTATAGGACAAAAGAATGAAGTGCGTGTATTTGTTCTCGTTAGTGTTGGCTCAATTGAAGAAGAGATCTTGGACCGTGCGAAACAGAAGATGGGTATTGATGCAAAAGTTATCCAGGCTGGGCTATTTAACACAACTTCCACTG CACAGGACAGGCGAGCCTTGCTGCAGGAGATCCTCAGGAGAGGCACAAGCTCGCTGGGAACTGATATCCCCAGTGAGCGTGAGATAAATCGTTTGGCTGCTCGAAATGATGAAGAGTTCTGGTTGTTTGAGAAGATGGATGAGGAAAGGAGGCAAAGAGAAAACTACAAATCTAGACTTATGGACGGAAATGAGGTTCCAGACTGGGTCTTTGCCAATAATGAAACTGTAACCAAGAGGACCGTGGCAGATGAATTTGAGAATATTTCAGTTGGTTCGAAGAGACGTAGGAAGGAGGTCGTCTATTCAGACTCCTTCAGCGACCagtggatgaaatccgatgagGGATTTGAGGACATTCGAAAGATAACTCCAAGAGCGAAGAGGACCTCTTATTTATCTGACATACAAGAAGTTGATTTtagcgagaggaggaagaggcctAGATCTCTAGAGAACAGCGCAGATGGTGCAAGCAACCCATCGTGGACACCTGACAAAGGAAGGGCTGGAGTTTCATCGTACAGCAAGGATGAGACTGAAGATGATGGTGAAGATGAAGTCATTACCAGTGGTTTACAGAAGGGAAACAGTTTCACATGGAAGACCCTTGGAAGAAAAAGGTCGAGCCACTTCAGTTCGTCGTCGGACTCAAAAGGGCGTCCGTCATTCTAA
- the LOC117849547 gene encoding serine/threonine-protein phosphatase BSL1 homolog translates to MGTAGKNAWVVPAPAYREVEGWEGVGEDAPGFRCGHSLTAVAPTKGHGPRLILFGGATAIEAGASSGLPGIRLAGVTNSVHSYDVEKRRWTRLHPAGEPPSPRAAHSAAAVGTMVVFQGGIGPAGHSTDDLYVLDLTNDKFKWHRVVVQGAGPGPRYGHCMDLVAQRYLVTVSGNDGKRVLSDAWALDTAQKPYRWQKLNPEGDRPSARMYATASSRSDGMLLLCGGRDASGTPLSDAYGLLMHTNGQWEWTLAPGVSPSPRYQHAAVFVGARLHVTGGVLRGGRAIEGEGAIAVLDTAAGVWLDRNGIVTSRTLKSSNEHDASSDLLRRCRHAAASVGSQIYIYGGLRGDILLDDFLVAENAPFQSEITSSMYSADRVPRGETQNRNHNYYSDSPAQQSSNNSTDKKSIDMLIEASTAEAEAVSAVWRAAKEASAASSEDSLSEGIGSESPLSETSPMPEDFDDGGSLEPDVKLHSRAVVVAKEAVGDLGCLVRQLSLDQFENESRRMHPSSNDQSYPGRRALNRQRSPQGLHKKIISFLLKPRNWRAPADRTFFLDSYEVGELCYAAEQIFMQEPTVLQLKAPIKVFGDLHGQFGDLMRLFDEYGFPSTAGDITYIDYLFLGDYVDRGQHSLETITLLLALKIEYPENVHLIRGNHEAADINALFGFRLECIERMGESDGIWAWTRFNQLFNYLPLAAMIEKKIICMHGGIGRSINTVEQIEKLERPITMDVGSIILMDLLWSDPTENDSVEGLRPNARGPGLVTFGPDRVTEFCKRNKLQLIIRAHECVMDGFERFAHGQLITLFSATNYCGTANNAGAILVVGRGLVVVPKLIHPLPPPVNSPESSPERGDATWMQELNIQRPPTPTRGRPQAAGDRNSLAYI, encoded by the exons aTGGGGACGGCGGGGAAGAACGCGTGGgtggtgccggcgccggcgtacAGGGAGGTGGAGGGGTGGGAGGGCGTGGGGGAGGACGCCCCGGGCTTCAGGTGCGGCCACTCGCTCACCGCCGTCGCGCCCACCAAGGGCCACGGCCCGCGGCTCATCCTcttcggcggcgccaccgccatcgAGGCCGGCGCGTCCTCTGGCCTCCCCGGCATCA GACTCGCGGGGGTGACGAACTCGGTGCATTCGTACGATGTGGAGAAGCGGAGGTGGACGAG GTTACATCCCGCTGGAGAACCTCCATCACCAAGGGCCGCGCATTCTGCAGCCGCTGTGGGCACCATGGTTGTTTTCCAG GGTGGGATTGGACCAGCAGGGCACTCCACGGATGATCTCTATGTCCTTGACCTCACAAACGACAAGTTTAAATGGCACAG GGTTGTTGTTCAGGGGGCTGGGCCTGGTCCTCGCTATGGCCATTGCATGGATTTGGTAGCTCAGCGTTATCTTGTCACCGTTTCAGGAAATGATG GAAAGCGGGTCTTATCAGATGCTTGGGCTTTGGATACTGCACAGAAACCATATAGGTGGCAGAAACTTAACCCTGAGGGCGATAGACCTTCAGCAAGAAT GTATGCTACTGCCAGTTCACGTTCTGATGGCATGCTTTTACTTTGTGGTGGAAGGGATGCTTCTGGAACA CCACTTTCTGATGCTTATGGACTACTAATGCATACCAATGGCCAGTGGGAGTGGACTCTAGCTCCAGGGGTATCTCCATCTCCAAGATATCAGCATGCAGCT GTTTTTGTTGGTGCTCGGTTGCATGTTACTGGAGGTGTCCTTAGAGGAGGAAGGGCCATCGAAGGAGAGGGCGCAATAGCAG TCCTCGACACTGCTGCTGGAGTTTGGTTGGATAGAAATGGCATTGTGACCTCCCGCACTTTAAAATCATCTAATGAGCATGATGCTTCTTCGGATCTACTTCGTCGCTGTCGTCATGCAGCTGCCTCTGTCGGTTCTCAGATATACATTTATGGTGGACTGAGGGGAG ATATCCTCCTCGATGATTTCCTTGTTGCTGAGAATGCACCTTTCCAGTCAGAAATTACATCATCTATGTACAGTGCTGATAGAGTCCCGAGGGGGGAAACTCAAAATAGAAATCATAATTATTATTCGGATTCACCTGCCCAGCAATCTTCAAATAACAG CACGGACAAAAAGTCAATTGACATGTTGATAGAGGCCTCAACTGCGGAAGCTGAAGCTGTAAGCGCTGTATGGCGAGCTGCTAAGGAAGCATCCGCAGCATCTTCAGAAGACAGTCTTTCAGAGGGAATAGGGTCTGAGTCCCCACTGAGTGAGACTTCTCCAATGCCTGAAGATTTTGATGATGGGGGCTCCCTAGAGCCAGATGTGAAACTGCATTCTAGAGCA GTTGTAGTTGCTAAAGAAGCAGTAGGAGACTTAGGATGCTTGGTCAGACAGCTTTCGCTCGATCAATTTGAGAACGAAAGCAGACGAATGCACCCTTCAAGTAATGATCAATCTTATCCAGGCAGGAGAGCATTAAACAGACAACGATCGCCACAAGGTTTGCATAAGAAG ATTATTTCGTTCTTACTTAAGCCAAGGAATTGGAGAGCTCCTGCTGATAGAACCTTCTTCCTTGACTCTTACGAAGTTGGCGAGCTATGCTATGCTGCTGAGCAGATTTTTATGCAAGAACCAACTGTTTTACAATTAAAAGCACCAATTAAAGTATTTGGTGATCTTCATGGGCAGTTTGGAGACCTAATGCGCCTTTTTGATGAATATGGTTTCCCGTCAACTGCTGGTGACATAAC GTACATTGATtatctcttcttgggagactatGTTGACCGAGGCCAGCACAGCTTGGAAACAATAACTTTGCTTCTTGCTCTTAAA ATTGAGTACCCAGAAAATGTGCACTTGATCAGGGGAAATCATGAAGCTGCTGACATCAATGCTCTTTTTGGCTTCCGCCTTGAATGCATCGAGAGAATG GGTGAAAGTGACGGGATATGGGCTTGGACAAGATTCAATCAACTGTTCAATTACCTCCCACTTGCTGCCAtgatagaaaagaaaataatttgCATGCATGGTGGCATTGGAAGGTCAATAAACACCGTGGAGCAAATTGAGAAACTCGAAAGGCCTATCACAATGGATGTTGGGTCCATTATTCTCATGGACCTCCTATG GTCTGATCCTACAGAGAATGATAGCGTTGAGGGTTTGAGACCAAATGCACGAGGACCTGGCTTAGTGACATTTGGG CCTGATCGAGTAACAGAATTCTGTAAGAGAAACAAATTGCAATTGATCATAAGAGCCCATGAGTGTGTTATGGATGGGTTTGAGCGTTTTGCTCATGGTCAATTGATCACTTTGTTTTCAGCAACTAATTACTGTG GTACTGCGAACAATGCTGGGGCCATACTTGTGGTTGGCAGGGGCTTAGTTGTTGTACCGAAGCTAATTCATCCACTTCCACCACCTGTTAATTCACCTGAGTCCTCCCCTGAACGTGGGGATGCCACATGGATGCAG GAACTTAACATTCAGCGGCCACCTACTCCAACCAGAGGGCGGCCACAAGCTGCCGGTGACAGGAATTCTCTTGCTTACATATGA
- the LOC117848440 gene encoding probable ATP-dependent DNA helicase CHR719 isoform X1 — protein sequence MAASVDSAAAVAVAPPAVVSAVDEAGGAVEQARTLIGALNLLSRNLPLPPDVLRAVSSIYHDGGSGHPEEEEEEEEEGEAEKEGDEEIAVADAAGEGCTEGAADGAAEGATLIEELEDAIFKNQRMPVSYSDLAALKEGRFNASIQHRLAELEGLPSTRGEDLQMKCLLELYGLKLLDLQKKVRSDISAEYWLHKKCAYPERQLFDWGMMRIRYPFAMYGIGDSFLMDADDVHRKKRFTERMSRLEEEEKIQADIRKRKFFTEILNASREHQVQLATTFKQRKQRNDGVQAWHLRARQRISRQEKNRLNLLKIGDQEAYMRMVEESKNERLKMLLDKTNELLEGIGKAVQRQKDAEHVSQPEGAEVPKGSESEDYSQISDVKNESPGESPSDDLPGSADERKFNAGRRLDFTVHSIEEKVTEQPSALEGGELRSYQLEGLQWMLSLFNNNLNGILADEMGLGKTIQTIALIAYLLEKKEVPGPHLIIAPKAVLPNWSNEFKTWAPSIATILYDGRPDERRALRDKNFDMHGLQFNVLLTHYDLILKDKKFLKKVHWHYLIVDEGHRLKNHECALARTLVSGYQIRRRLLLTGTPIQNSLQELWSLLNFILPNIFNSSQNFEEWFNAPFACDVSLNDEEQLLIIHRLHQVLRPFLLRRKKDEVEKYLPVKTQVILKCDMSAWQKAYYEQVTSRERVALGSGLRSKALQNLSMQLRKCCNHPYLFVEHYNMYQREEIVRASGKFELLDRLLPKLQRAGHRVLLFSQMTKLLDVLEVYLQMYSFKYMRLDGSTKTEERGRLLADFNKKDSEYFMFLLSTRAGGLGLNLQTADTVIIFDSDWNPQMDQQAEDRAHRIGQKNEVRVFVLVSVGSIEEEILDRAKQKMGIDAKVIQAGLFNTTSTGEFERHSSSIFNFLCMYPLYFNMIYFHVISITAQDRRALLQEILRRGTSSLGTDIPSEREINRLAARNDEEFWLFEKMDEERRQRENYKSRLMDGNEVPDWVFANNETVTKRTVADEFENISVGSKRRRKEVVYSDSFSDQWMKSDEGFEDIRKITPRAKRTSYLSDIQEVDFSERRKRPRSLENSADGASNPSWTPDKGRAGVSSYSKDETEDDGEDEVITSGLQKGNSFTWKTLGRKRSSHFSSSSDSKGRPSF from the exons ATGGCGGCGTCCGTGGactctgcggcggcggtggcggtggcaccCCCCGCGGTGGTCTCCGCCGTGGATGAGGCCGGTGGCGCGGTGGAGCAGGCCAGGACGCTCATCGGCGCGCTCAACCTGCTCTCCCGCAACCTCCCGCTTCCCCCCGACGTCCTGCGCGCCGTCTCGTCCATCTACCACGACGGCGGTTCCGGTcacccggaggaggaggaggaggaggaggaggagggggaggcggagaAGGAAGGGGATGAGGAGATAGCGGTCGCGGATGCCGCGGGGGAGGGTTGCACGGAGGGCGCCGCTGACGGTGCTGCTGAG GGGGCTACCTTGATTGAAGAGCTTGAAGATGCGATATTTAAGAATCAAAGAATGCCCGTATCCTACTCAGATTTGGCTGCTCTGAAAGAAGGACGATTCAATGCATCCATCCAGCATCGGCTAGCTGAACTCGAAG GGTTACCTTCTACTAGGGGTGAAGACTTGCAAATGAAGTGTTTGCTTGAATTGTATGGGCTAAAG TTGTTAGACTTACAGAAGAAAGTGCGGTCCGATATCAGCGCAGAATATTGGCTACACAAGAAATGTGCGTATCCTGAGAGGCAACTGTTTGACTGGGGGATGATGCGGATACGATATCCTTTTGCCATGTATGGGATAGGAGATAGCTTTTTAATGGATGCTGATGATGTTCACCGCAaaaagagattcacagag AGGATGTCAAGacttgaagaggaagaaaaaattcAGGCAGATATAAGGAAGAGGAAGTTTTTTACAGAAATTCTCAACGCTTCTAGGGAACACCAGGTGCAATTGGCAACTACATTCAAACAAAGAAAGCAGCGGAATGATGGAGTTCAG GCATGGCATCTTCGGGCACGTCAGCGTATCTCACGGCAAGAGAAAAATAGATTGAATCTTCTGAAAATCGGTGATCAAGAAGCGTATATGAGGATGGTTGAGGAGAGCAAGAATGAACGTCTGAAAATGCTCCTTGACAAAACAAATGAGCTTCTTGAAGGAATTGGGAAAGCTGTACAGCGACAAAAAGATGCTGAGCATGTTAGTCAGCCAGAAGGAGCTGAAGTGCCAAAAGGGTCAGAATCTGAGGATTATTCGCAAATCTCAGATGTCAAAAATGAATCACCTGGGGAGTCTCCTTCAGATGACCTTCCTGGTTCGGCAGATGAACGTAAATTCAATGCAGGACGTAGGCTTGATTTTACTGTCCATTCCATTGAAGAGAAG GTAACAGAACAACCATCAGCTCTCGAAGGTGGGGAATTAAGGTCATATCAACTGGAGGGTCTCCAATGGATGCTTTCTTTATTTAACAACAATTTGAATGGCATTCTGGCTGATGAGATGGGTCTGGGAAAAACAATTCAGACCATAGCATTGATCGCTTATCTGTTGGAGAAGAAAGAGGTCCCAGGGCCACACTTAATAATTGCTCCAAAAGCAGTATTGCCAAATTGGTCAAATGAATTCAAAACTTGGGCTCCCAG CATTGCTACAATTCTGTACGATGGTCGTCCAGATGAGCGGAGGGCTCTAAGGGATAAGAATTTTGATATGCATGGACTACAATTTAATGTTTTGCTCACGCATTATGATTTGATACTGAAAGACAAGAAGTTCCTAAAGAAGGTTCACTGGCATtatttgattgttgatgaaggaCATCGCCTGAAAAACCATGAATGTGCTCTTGCTCGCACACTAGTTTCGGG ATATCAGATCCGCCGCAGACTACTTTTAACTGGCACTCCGATCCAAAACAGCCTACAAGAGCTGTGGTCTTTGCTAAACTTTATTCTGCCCAATATTTTTAATTCATCCCAGAATTTCGAGGAATGGTTTAATGCACCATTTGCATGCGATGTCAGTCTTAATGATGAGGAACAGCTACTAATCATACATCGTTTGCATCAA GTTTTGCGTCCATTTTTgttgaggaggaagaaagatgaAGTGGAAAAATATCTTCCTGTGAAAACACAAGTAATTCTCAAGTGTGACATGTCTGCTTGGCAAAAAGCATACTATGAACAAGTCACAAGCAGGGAAAGGGTTGCACTAGGATCTG GTCTCAGATCAAAGGCTCTGCAAAATCTGTCAATGCAGCTTAGGAAGTGTTGCAACCATCCCTACCTATTTGTAGAGCATTATAACATGTATCAGCGGGAAGAAATTGTTAGAGCATCAGGAAAGTTTGAATTGCTTGATCGTCTACTTCCAAAACTGCAGAGAGCTGGCCATAGGGTTCTACTTTTCTCTCAGATGACAAAACTGCTTGACGTTTTGGAAGTATATTTGCAAATGTACAGTTTCAAGTACATGAGGCTTGATGGATCCACAAAGACTGAAGAACGAGGAAGGTTACTGGCAGATTTTAATAAGAAGGATTCAGAATATTTCATGTTTCTCCTCAGCACACGTGCCGGAGGCCTTGGATTGAACTTGCAGACTGCAGACACTGTCATTATCTTTGATAGTGACTGGAACCCTCAAATGGACCAGCAAGCTGAAGATCGTGCCCATCGTATAGGACAAAAGAATGAAGTGCGTGTATTTGTTCTCGTTAGTGTTGGCTCAATTGAAGAAGAGATCTTGGACCGTGCGAAACAGAAGATGGGTATTGATGCAAAAGTTATCCAGGCTGGGCTATTTAACACAACTTCCACTGGTGAGTTTGAACGCCACAGTTCCTCAATATTTAATTTTCTCTGCATGTACCCATTGTATTTTAACATGATATATTTTCATGTCATTTCCATTACAGCACAGGACAGGCGAGCCTTGCTGCAGGAGATCCTCAGGAGAGGCACAAGCTCGCTGGGAACTGATATCCCCAGTGAGCGTGAGATAAATCGTTTGGCTGCTCGAAATGATGAAGAGTTCTGGTTGTTTGAGAAGATGGATGAGGAAAGGAGGCAAAGAGAAAACTACAAATCTAGACTTATGGACGGAAATGAGGTTCCAGACTGGGTCTTTGCCAATAATGAAACTGTAACCAAGAGGACCGTGGCAGATGAATTTGAGAATATTTCAGTTGGTTCGAAGAGACGTAGGAAGGAGGTCGTCTATTCAGACTCCTTCAGCGACCagtggatgaaatccgatgagGGATTTGAGGACATTCGAAAGATAACTCCAAGAGCGAAGAGGACCTCTTATTTATCTGACATACAAGAAGTTGATTTtagcgagaggaggaagaggcctAGATCTCTAGAGAACAGCGCAGATGGTGCAAGCAACCCATCGTGGACACCTGACAAAGGAAGGGCTGGAGTTTCATCGTACAGCAAGGATGAGACTGAAGATGATGGTGAAGATGAAGTCATTACCAGTGGTTTACAGAAGGGAAACAGTTTCACATGGAAGACCCTTGGAAGAAAAAGGTCGAGCCACTTCAGTTCGTCGTCGGACTCAAAAGGGCGTCCGTCATTCTAA